In Humulus lupulus chromosome 7, drHumLupu1.1, whole genome shotgun sequence, the following are encoded in one genomic region:
- the LOC133790470 gene encoding large ribosomal subunit protein eL38z/eL38y, which translates to MPKQIHEIKDFLLTARRKDARSVKIKRSKDAVKFKVRCSKYLYTLCVFDSEKADKLKQSLPPGLSVQDL; encoded by the exons ATG CCTAAGCAAATCCATGAGATCAAAGATTTCCTTCTTACTGCAAGAAGGAAGGATGCTCGTTCAGTGAAGATCAAGAGGAGCAAAGATGCGGTCAAGTTCAAGGTCAGATGCTCAAAGTACCTCTACACACTTTGTGTCTTTGATTCTGAGAAGGCTGACAAGTTGAAGCAATCCCTTCCCCCAG